Proteins from one Rhinopithecus roxellana isolate Shanxi Qingling chromosome 18, ASM756505v1, whole genome shotgun sequence genomic window:
- the KBTBD7 gene encoding kelch repeat and BTB domain-containing protein 7: MQSREDAPRSRRLASPRGGRRPKRISKPSVSAFFTGPEELKDTAHSAALLAQLKSFYDAQLLCDVTIEVVTPGSGPGTGRLFSCNRNVLAAACPYFKSMFTGGMYESQQASVTMHDVDAESFEVLVDYCYTGRVSLSEANVQRLYAASDMLQLEYVREACASFLARRLDLTNCTAILKFADAFDHHKLRSQAQSYIAQNFKQLSRMGSIREETLADLTLAQLLAVLRLDSLDIESERTVCHVAVQWLEAAPKERGPSAAEVFKCVRWMHFTEEDQDYLEGLLTKPIVKKYCLDVIEGALQMRYGDLLYKSLVPVPNSSSSSSSSNSLVSAAENPPQRLGMCAKEMVIFFGHPRDPFLCYDPYSGDIYTMPSPLTSFAHTKTVTSSAVCVSPDHDIYLAAQPRKDLWVYKPAQNSWQQLADRLLCREGMDVAYLNGYIYILGGRDPITGVKLKEVECYSVQRNQWALVAPVPHSFYSFELIVVQNYLYAVNSKRMLCYDPSHNMWLNCASLKRSDFQEACVFNDEIYCICDIPVMKVYNPARGEWRRISNIPLDSETHNYQIVNHDRKLLLITSTTPQWKKNRVTVYEYDTREDQWINIGTMLGLLQFDSGFICLCARVYPSCLEPGQSFITEEDDARSESSTEWDLDGFSELDSESGSSSSFSDDEVWVQVAPQRNAQDQQGSL, encoded by the coding sequence ATGCAGTCCCGGGAAGACGCCCCGCGCTCTCGCCGCCTCGCCAGCCCCCGCGGTGGGAGGCGGCCCAAGAGGATTTCCAAGCCCTCGGTTTCGGCCTTTTTCACGGGTCCAGAGGAATTAAAGGACACGGCCCATTCTGCAGCCCTGCTGGCACAGCTCAAGTCTTTCTACGACGCGCAGCTGCTGTGTGATGTGACCATCGAGGTGGTGACGCCTGGCAGTGGGCCTGGCACGGGTCGCCTCTTTTCCTGCAATCGCAACGTGCTAGCAGCTGCGTGTCCCTACTTCAAGAGCATGTTCACGGGTGGCATGTACGAGAGCCAGCAGGCCAGCGTGACCATGCACGATGTGGACGCCGAGTCCTTCGAGGTGTTGGTCGACTATTGCTACACGGGTCGTGTGTCTCTCAGCGAGGCCAATGTGCAGCGCCTGTACGCGGCCTCCGACATGCTACAGCTGGAGTATGTGCGGGAAGCCTGTGCCTCCTTCTTAGCCCGACGTCTTGACCTGACCAACTGCACGGCCATCCTCAAGTTTGCAGATGCCTTCGACCATCACAAGCTTCGATCTCAGGCCCAGTCCTATATAGCTCAGAACTTCAAGCAGCTCAGCCGAATGGGTTCAATTCGGGAGGAGACTCTAGCAGATCTGACCCTGGCCCAGCTGCTGGCTGTCCTGCGCTTGGATAGTCTGGACATAGAGAGCGAGCGGACTGTATGCCATGTAGCAGTGCAGTGGCTGGAGGCTGCTCCCAAAGAGCGGGGTCCCAGTGCTGCAGAAGTCTTCAAGTGCGTGCGCTGGATGCACTTCACTGAAGAAGATCAGGACTACTTAGAAGGGCTGCTGACCAAGCCCATCGTGAAGAAGTACTGCCTGGACGTTATTGAAGGGGCCCTGCAGATGCGCTATGGTGACCTGTTGTACAAGTCTCTGGTGCCAGTgccaaacagcagcagcagcagtagcagcagcaactCTCTTGTATCTGCAGCAGAAAATCCACCCCAGAGACTGGGTATGTGTGCCAAGGAGATGGTGATCTTCTTTGGACACCCCAGAGATCCCTTTCTCTGCTATGACCCTTACTCAGGGGACATTTACACAATGCCATCACCTTTGACCAGCTTTGCTCACACTAAGACTGTTACCTCTTCAGCTGTCTGTGTCTCCCCAGACCATGACATCTATCTAGCTGCCCAACCCAGGAAAGACCTCTGGGTGTATAAACCAGCTCAGAATAGTTGGCAGCAACTTGCAGATCGCTTGCTGTGTCGTGAGGGCATGGATGTGGCATATCTCAATGGCTACATCTACATTTTGGGGGGGCGAGACCCTATTACTGGAGTTAAGTTGAAGGAAGTGGAATGCTACAGTGTTCAGAGAAACCAGTGGGCATTGGTGGCTCCTGTGCCTCATTCCTTCTATTCATTTGAACTCATAGTGGTTCAGAACTATCTTTATGCTGTCAACAGTAAGCGCATGCTCTGCTATGATCCTAGCCACAATATGTGGCTGAACTGTGCTTCTCTTAAACGCAGTGACTTTCAGGAAGCATGTGTCTTCAATGATGAAATCTATTGTATCTGTGACATCCCAGTCATGAAGGTCTACAACCCAGCTAGGGGAGAATGGAGGCGGATTAGTAATATTCCTTTGGATTCAGAGACCCACAACTACCAGATTGTCAATCATGACCGAAAGTTGCTTCTCATCACTTCTACAACCCCACAATGGAAAAAGAACCGAGTGACAGTGTATGAGTATGATACTAGGGAAGATCAGTGGATTAATATAGGTACCATGTTAGGCCTTTTGCAGTTTGACTCTGGCTTTATTTGCCTTTGTGCTCGTGTTTATCCTTCCTGCCTTGAACCTGGTCAGAGTTTTATTACTGAGGAAGATGATGCACGGAGTGAGTCTAGTACTGAATGGGACTTAGATGGATTCAGTGAGCTGGACTCTGAGTCAGGAAGTTCAAGTTCTTTTTCAGATGATGAAGTCTGGGTGCAAGTAGCACCTCAGCGAAATGCACAGGATCAGCAGGGTTCTTTGTAA